A stretch of DNA from bacterium:
CCGGGAAGGGCGTAAAAGACAGGTGCGGCGCATGGTGCGGGAAGTGAAGCTCAGTGTGTTGACCTTGCAGCGTATTTCCGTTGGCTCGCTGACTTTGGGGTCATTGCCTCTTGGGAAAGTTCGGGCCTTGTCCCGGGCCGAGATAGACACCCTGTTCCGTGAGGCTGGTGTTGGGGAGTAGTTCGGGTTTTATAGAGCAATCGCTTGTGACGTGCTACAAAGGAAAAAATAATGAAAATCACCTGGATGGCTTTTGTTCTTGTGACCGTGCTCTCTACCGTTGCGGCTGAATCGACTAATTTTCGGGTTCGGGTTGTGGCGGACAATGTGAATTTGCGTGTGCGGCCGGATGCGGGAACTGAAGTAGTGGCCCAGGCGCAAGAGGGGCAGCTTCTTTCTGCAGTACTGGTGCAGGGGGATTGGCTGGGAATTCTGGCGCCGACCAATGCGGGGCTTTGGTTGAAGAAACAATTTGTGAAGGGCGGAGTGGTCACTGGGGATAAAATCCGCCTGCGCTCCGGGCCCGGGATCAGTTATCGGGATGTGGGGACGGTCAGCAAAGGTGCGGTGTTGACTGAATGGGAAAGTCATGGGGACTGGGTGAAGGTGGCGGCACCTGAGGAGCTTGTGCTTTGGGTCAGCAGGACAGTGGTTCAACCGTTTGGAAACG
This window harbors:
- a CDS encoding SH3 domain-containing protein, with the translated sequence MKITWMAFVLVTVLSTVAAESTNFRVRVVADNVNLRVRPDAGTEVVAQAQEGQLLSAVLVQGDWLGILAPTNAGLWLKKQFVKGGVVTGDKIRLRSGPGISYRDVGTVSKGAVLTEWESHGDWVKVAAPEELVLWVSRTVVQPFGNETLPGPVVVSGGPTSAVEKVVVSENVSLSRELPAGLTRDDLAPVLGQGALVERSGMVERVPMAFFRGMDYRLVTLRNQQKVTVCYVRGNEAQMPSLVDRRLTVKGREYWLNNQRYAVIYPELITPLAE